The DNA region AATGCTGCatagaaacaaaagaaaatgagattAGCAAGAGTTAGATGCAgtctttgggggggggggggggggggggggggtgccgGGTTAATTTTGTGGTTTGCTGCGgcgtatgtaagactttatgtTAGCTTTTTGGCTATATTATTACAAGTTGGCTTGTTTACAGGTCTGGGAAATGATAATTTTAAGACCTTACTTCATGTCCTAATTCAATTCTTCTGACAGTCCTGTATAATTCTTCAAGTGACTGCATTTTCTTTATAACACCACTAAATGACTACCTCCTGGAatgcatttaaaatttaatcatcTTACATGCTTGGAACCATTTCTCTTTCTGTACAGATATACTTGTAATCGTCCAGGAAAACAAAATACTTGTAATTGTGTTAGTACATAGATGATCTTATCACAAAACAGACGTGCCCTTTTCACAACCCTCGTCCCTCGGCTGAAGGAGATCAGTTCTTTCCGATTGGTTGGTACGAAAACTTTGCGGTGTCGGTGAGGGTTCAATTCCTCATCTTATAATCTCTCCTCATTTCCCCTTTCGCTACAccctatttaataaaaaaattataaacaaaaAATTCCCCCGGAGGCCCAACATATTCACTGAATTCAGGTACCAATGTCTGCTTAAATCCTCAATTAATACAGACAGCTCCATTTTGAAGTCGTTTTCCGCAATTGCAGCCCTATGATCAGATTGATAGTTTTCTAAACTTCACTTTTGGAGCATAAAATGGTCAGACATCCAAAGGGTCCTCATACGATTTTAACAATTTCATTGgaacagaaaaaaagaaaagaaaagaaaagatcaaAATGCAACAACATACTCAAATTTATTTCTAAAGAGAAGGTAGTCCACTCccacaagaaaaacacaatTTAGACCTGTCTTGTTGCAGTTAATTCATGAATAAGCTCATTTAACATTTTCCATGATGATCCACCTTCTTTGACTGCATTAATGGCTGCTTCTCCAATGTCCTCCACTTTCTTCCTTGCCTCTTTACCTTTCTCTCCTTCCATCAACTCCCTTATCGGCTTTTCCAAACCTTCACACTTGACGAACCCTCTCACTGATCCATCACACGTCTCAACTCTTAGCCCAATCTTGATTTCCTCCACCACCATTCTTGCATTTAGGTGTTGCTCTGCCATCATTGGCCATGCCAGTATTGGCACCTTTGCACATATGCTCTCTATCACTGAGTTCCAACCGCAGTGGCTTAGAAAACCTTGAACGCTCCCGTGGTTCAAGATTTCTCTTTGATCAACCCACTCTGTAACCACTAGTCCCCTGTTTTCAACTCTGTTTTCGAACCCCTCATTGACATCATCTATACTTTTCCTGACTACCCACAAAAAGTTCACTTCCGATTTCTCTAATCCATTTGTAATTTCCCTATATTGTTCAAAAGATATTTCCGCTTGGGTCCCAAATGCCACGTATAAAACTGATTTCCCCTGTTCTAGCATCCCGTCAAGCCATTTGATGTATGAAGGTTTCTCTAACCTTTCCAACTGTGATTTTTGTGGCTCGACCGCTGCACAAAATGGTCCGACACACAATGCTTTTGGACTAAATTTACTGTTAAAATAGTTAATATAAAGAGATTCAAGCTCGTAAAAGCTGTTGACAAGTAGAGCATAACTTTTAGAGGTGGCAATGCCTGTCTCAACACGAAGCTCGAAAAGCGAGCCCTTGGGTTCACGGTCTCTTAAGGGTGAGTCAAAGTCATTCCTAGTTAGTTTAATCCAGGGGAAATCAGGAACTTCAAACAGATCATCATCCGACAATTCTGTCCGAAGAAGAACACTAGAGGAACGCGACAAGGACGTGGCAAAAGTGCTTATTCCAAAATAAACGAGTCTTGGGATACCAAATTTATTTGCAGAGTCTAAAGTCCAGCCAAGAAAGCCATCAGTGATCATAAAAGTAACTGGCGGAAGAGACTCTAAGGCCTTTTCGAAATGGGATTTCATGGATTTGGTGGCGTTGGCAAAGGTAGAAAAAAGGGACATGGATGGAAGTTTATCAGTACTTTCAACACCTGGTGGAATTCCTTCAATGTTTTGAGGAAAAGGGATGTCGatgatattgatgttggtgtCTGAAAGGGAATCGCAGAAAAAAGGGCGATTTGCATGAGTGGTAAAGATGGTAATTGAAATTTTGCGATCGAGTAGAAGGCGAGCAAGGTCGAAGATAGGAATAATATGGCCTTTGGACATGAAAGGGAACAGAACAACATGAATAGTAGAATGAGGAGAAGCCATTTCTTGATGTTTGATTTCTGAATGGAGAGCTTTACTCTCATAAAACATGAGAGCATAAAGTCAATACAATCTCCTTGGTCTAGTAGATTCGTTTTGCAGCTTGTTTGGAGGTGAATTATGCTATCACGTTTAGTAGCTAAGCAGAGCTGTTTATCGATGTATAAAATCGATACCCGCATTCGATCTATAATTTAAATCAAGATAACAAATACACGTAGTATGttattatgaatatatattattattttatttatatagtaATAATAACCACGAAAATACATTTAATAACTAAACTCTGCATAACTTGTTCTTgcataaaatatacataaattccTTCATAACTAATCTCTACATGACTAATGCCTGTATAACATTAACCAGTTACCTATCAAACGAACCCGAAATCTGTTTAgcgtgtctttttttttcttttattaatattttgcatACCTACTGCAAATTCCaccttaaaataaaaaactttcaGCCAAAAGCCCTTCTGCTGGTGGAGAGGTTTAGTTTAATTGAAAAGGACAGCGCACTTTCCGCCACTTCGATCTATCATTCCTTAAAATATTAAGCTCAGTTCCTTGTAACCTCCCACGTCTTATGATtaaaataagtatatatacagTTATGCCTATATATAAGATACATGATGTAATGATATCGTACGTTGTGATTGATTGCCACGATTTGTACATATACTTGTCATAAACAAATGGAATTTGACTATGTAACTACTACACAGAGATGAGAATCAATATAGTAGTACACATGATGACGCTTGGCATCTTCCATGGTCTCGGCCAAATGCTTAATTAGTTAAGGGAGACATTATCAACtaaattttcaaacttttctGGATTGGAGAATTTGTTTTTTCACAGCTATTAGAATACTAGTGAGGTATATGTCATCATTTGCttcaatgcatatatatttcTTCGTTTCTAATGGGGTAAATTAGAAACATGGAATTGTCAAGACCTACTTAAGAATTGTTAGCGCGGAAGTGATAAAAACACAGTAATTAACGTGGTTCGGATCGATGTGATCCTAGTCAACGGAGAACGGTCGAgacttttattaatatcaagggagaaagtaagttaAAAGATTGAATACTTTTAGGTTTAAGATTGAATACTTTTAGGTTTAAGATTGAATACTCTTGGGTTAAATATTACCACTTTACTTACTGCTACCCATTTGGAACGTTGTTACCcattgtttcataatgtaccGTTTGTATCTTGTATTGTATTGTCTTGTCTTTTTTTGTAgatacaatgtttggatagatcAGACGTTTCTTTGCTTTGTAGAATAACATATTTTTTGTTTGGATTGAATGTATCAAATGCATTTTTTAATtggtaagtttactaaaatacctaAACTATAAGTTAAGTGCATGTAAATTGTGCAATAGGATAATATCGGACCATTAACAAAACACTTAAAATTGAAGAAGACCACGGAATTAACTCACCATTATAATTGTTGAACCCAGTTTAACCTCAATTCCATTTTCCAAAGTTTAATAATTTGGGGTATTAGGACATATCCAAATTGGTAGatcttaaatattgttggtgaGGCAACAAAAGCGACGGGGATCACCCGAGAAGATTACCAAACACCAATAATGATTAAAAGCATGGATCTTAGACACAAACAAATTCGCATTTCAAATTCAATCCTAAATAGTTAAGAAACGTCATTAACCActcaaaatctttaaaatttcacTCGGTATAGAAAGTTTGAAGACACCCACAAACGATTTTCTCACGATACCTATATTTTTCACATAATCCATAGCTTAAAATGCATAACTAAATAATTGTCAATAACGAAGTATTCATGCGGTCCACAAAATCATAAatacttaaaatttaaataaaattattctaAACTTAATCTTCGGGTGACATCATGGTCAATAAAGAATCTTGCGTCTTCCCGGACATCCCGTCGGTGTGCGACACGTATACCTTTTTTACAAAGAACTATATAAGCCTTATCAAGCTCGTATGACGTTCCAAATTCATCTCCTTTACCATTTGCCATATCTCGTTCGCGCAGAATAGGAGGCATAGTTGAAAGTCGGTTAATTGCATGAGCCAAATTGTCCATCCCACCTCTCGACATGTCGGCCATTCCATCAAGATGATCATGTTTAGACTTTTTATTTTCCGGTAGTGAGTTGGTGTCTCTAGATAGCTATTCGATGTAGGTTCACCATTAGTTGGTTGATTCCCGCTTTATCCGTCCATGTTCCCGGTGTTTTCCAACGGCAAGATTCACTGAAATCATCTCATCTACCTCATCAATAGTCAACGAACTAGTACTTgatcttttcaaatttttacgAGCAGCACCTCTTTTTAACATATCTACGGTCCGATCCCCGCATGCTTTCCGGGCTCGCATCCTTTCCATACAGACATTATTAGCTTATCATAATTTCTAATTGACATGGTCTCCGCTCGGCAGAGTGCAGTTTAgcctatatataaaaaatagaatacatttcaagaaaatgatAGCGAACATTATCATACGAAAATAAGAACAAAACTAATAAACTAGTAATCGCATGAATTTACGAATTACCGGTCCCATACTTCAAAGTTGATCCCACATATTTGTTATGGGGATCACATGAAAACCCGCTCATCCCCATTTGAAATGTGTCATAGCATttaaaaatttagttttaatttaCTCGTTCGGTTGTGAATTTTCTCCTTGTTAATAAATTTATCGTGAAATTTTGATCGTAGCTCCTTCAATATGTTGTCTAGTGCGTGTGTAGTGAAAGTTCCACCAATTCTATTCCCACGTGTTTGCTCGTTATTGCAATGCATCAATTAATGTGTCATCCATAGCATTTGACCAAACACATGTTATTATACGAAACATTTGTATCGCTTGAGGTGGATGCCTTTGACTTTTCGACATGTTGACAACCACGGAGATTAAGATAAATTTTCATAAgacataattaaagaaaacatcATCACACATAGTTATTGATAAGTGTTATAAGATAAAGTAAAATGCACGACACAAAATGTTTATAAATCAAATAATAGCATCAAAAATTACATTCAAATGATATCAAATGAATAATAGTGACACAAAGTTCATTTGAATTTTTATCTAATAAAATTAATCTTGGTAATTAATCCCTTAGCATTTTTTGCTATGTTATCTCGAATCAATTCCCACTTCTTCTATATTCCTCGGTGCTCTCctaggatgatttggaagttctCTACGcacatcattatcattcataaGCTCCGCATCAACTTGAGCAAGTAACTCATCATTTGGATCTACACCTCTTAAGTAGTTGTGCAAAATACAACATGCAAAGATAATAAGCTTTTGGGTGTCAATACCATATGAGGACTCCGTTGAACTAGAAATTATAGGAAGTCTCTTTTTTAAGAACTCCAAATGCTCGTTCGATAGCATTACGCAAAGAACCGTGTCGCAAATTAAATAATTCACGAGCATTTCGAGGGGCGGATTTCTTGAATACTCTTTTCAAGTCGATATCGCTCCCCCTATAAGGTGTAATAAGCCCACTTCTTAACATGAGTCCAAAGATCAACAAGGTAGTATTTTCCaaatataaacaaataaaagattCAATTATTTGTTCATCACGTATATCTATGTCTAGACAAATTTATATAACGTTTACCAACACGGAATTTTAATGGGTCTTGTCTATTTAGTGCGCTTCTTTCATAATTCTTGAATCGGATGTTGTACGCTTCCACCCTTGTTAACACGTATGTGAACTTTAAATCAAATGAGTATCGAAGCTAATACATTCCGTGTTGGATAATCTTTCCTCCAGCGGTATTTTGGTGCTTCACTTTTGTGAAACTTTAACACGTACGTGTGTTCCATCAATTGCACCAATACAATCCCGATAGTATAATAATCAATGAACATGCAAACAATCTTGACATTGCTAAAGTTTGAGTAAAATTATAACTACTTTCATCTTTAAAAATATGGGTAGAATCTTTGGTTCTTTGGCAATTTTAAGGAACTTGGGATCCATCGTGTTgtttaataaatatttcatatagCCCCAATATAGCTCGTAGACAACATGAAAAGTATTGTCGACCGACTCCCCGATCGTCGAACATGAAAGATTAGTTCGCGATTTGTCACATTACGTGCTAACAAAAAGTGTTTTCGCAACGTTCTTCAACTCGTAGCTCGAAGTGTTGGTCTAAGACCTCCATCTCTAACTAACATCTCACGAGAGAGACCGGTAAAAGCCGAAGGGGTCATTCTTAAAATATTACGACAAAGTTCTGAAGAAAATAGATGACTCAATAGTTCATCTCTAACTTGCTCTCTTTCAAGGCGTATGGCATGTGTGATCGTACGTCGATCATTTTCAATTTCACGTGCATAATTCCAAAACCAAATAAATGCTAAGAGAAAGCGTATGATGCTAAAAGAGCTCACTTGTCCCAATATTTGCCTATTATCTTGATTATTCGATCGACCATCTATAATAAAATTAAGTGAGACGCATCAACTAATTAAACTACGTAAGATGctaaaataaatatgaatataaacATGTGTTGCGAAAATGCCTTTATTCGGGCAACAACATGTTCACGTAAAATCATGTACTCTAGCTTATCGTTTTGGTTTTTATCGCTTTTTCGATTATTTgggtttttcgatttttttcggtttttaaaGAAACACATTGTTCACATAGATGAACAATGAAcaagcaacatcaacaagtaaaatTTGCATTGGCATttaactcaacatgaacaataCGAGAAATTTCCCACAAAGTAAACCGAAGATTCACATATAGGTGTATTACACAATTCTAGAGTCATGGTTTAACGAAGATGGGAAAGCACGGCAAATAAGCAAAATATTctatgcaaaaaaataaaacaagaaagcaagcaaattaatgaaattatggCGTAGTCCCGAGCAAAAAGCAAACATATGAGAATGGAATAAGTAGAATGGAATTAGCTTACCGTAACTTCAAAACTATGGCACGAGTCCCGAGCAAAAAgcaaacatataaaattaaaagaaggaagaagaaacgAGCGAGGACAATAAAGAAAAAACGTAGAAGGAgataaaagaaggaagaagacgTACAAGGAGCAGATAAACAGAAGGAAGAAGACGTAGGAGCCAAACTGTAGGAGACGAGGAGTTACGTAAAAGACGTGGGGTATAGGATTTTTGGGTGGAGTTAAATAATATAAggcaaaggaaaaaaataggattatgaaatattaagtaaggacataattggaaaaagaaattagGTAACAATGGGATAACACCAAATCGGTTGTTACATAAAATGGGGCTTTTCATTGTTACGTAACGACTAATTTAACAATACGATACAATACATtttaaataacaatcaaaacaaacattgtttTTGTGGtaacaatataatacaatacaatGGGTAACAATGTTCCAAACAGAGTGTTAATAAATTCTAGCTAGCATGCATGTTTACTACTAGGTCTAATCCTTTACtagaaaggatctaaatcccaataacactcgaaaaccaacaaagaaaaaagtttccttttattcTTTCCTTTCGAGTAGgaattggcttgaatatcttttcaacttcacaatctcCACCTTGAGATGAATTTCGAGCTTCCATATGACGCATTAAGCCCAATGTCTCTAAGCCTACGTGAGCTAACTCCGTGTAGGAAACAAGAACCTAATCAAACCTTGTACATTCTAGTAGCTCTACCTTGCCGTCCCGTTCTCCTCCATCCTTACGCGGTTGATGCGAACTCTGCCAAATTCATACAATGACCGAACTTGACAAGAGGAACCACTTGGTCAACACGTCAACACTGCGTTGTCCTTTGTATCAACATTCAAGACTTTAACCGCGCCTTGTTCAACAACATCACGAATAAAATGGAATCCGATATCAATGTGTTTGATGCGATC from Lycium ferocissimum isolate CSIRO_LF1 chromosome 2, AGI_CSIRO_Lferr_CH_V1, whole genome shotgun sequence includes:
- the LOC132037861 gene encoding UDP-glycosyltransferase 90A1-like; this translates as MASPHSTIHVVLFPFMSKGHIIPIFDLARLLLDRKISITIFTTHANRPFFCDSLSDTNINIIDIPFPQNIEGIPPGVESTDKLPSMSLFSTFANATKSMKSHFEKALESLPPVTFMITDGFLGWTLDSANKFGIPRLVYFGISTFATSLSRSSSVLLRTELSDDDLFEVPDFPWIKLTRNDFDSPLRDREPKGSLFELRVETGIATSKSYALLVNSFYELESLYINYFNSKFSPKALCVGPFCAAVEPQKSQLERLEKPSYIKWLDGMLEQGKSVLYVAFGTQAEISFEQYREITNGLEKSEVNFLWVVRKSIDDVNEGFENRVENRGLVVTEWVDQREILNHGSVQGFLSHCGWNSVIESICAKVPILAWPMMAEQHLNARMVVEEIKIGLRVETCDGSVRGFVKCEGLEKPIRELMEGEKGKEARKKVEDIGEAAINAVKEGGSSWKMLNELIHELTATRQV